The bacterium sequence CCGGTGTCCGCGCCCTCATCGCGCCCCACGCGGGGTACGTCTACTCGGGCACCATCGCCGCCGGCGCCTACGCCTCCATCGGCGAGAACACCTTCCGGCGCGTGGTGGTCATCGCCCCCAGCCACCGGGTGCCCTTCGACGGCGTGTCGGCCTTCGTGGGCGAGGCCTACGAAACGCCGCTCGGTCTAGTCGAGGTGGACCTGGAGGCCCTCGCGGCGCTGGCCGCCGCCTACCCCCTGGAATCCGTAACCCCCGCCCACAGCCTCGAGCACTCCGTGGAAGTGCAGCTCCCCTTCATCCAGCTAGCCCTGCCCGGAACGAAGCTCGTGCCGCTTTTGATGGGCTCCCAGGACGTGGAAACGGCCCGGGGGCTTGCATCGGCGTTGGCCACGTCCCTCGGCGGCGCGGACACCCTGGTCGCGGCCTCGAGCGATCTCTCCCATTACCACGAGGACTCGGTGGCCCGGGTCATGGACGGGGTCATCGCCGGCCACGTGCGGATGCTGGAGCCGGAGAAGCTGCTCGAGTCGGTGGAGTGCGAACGGGCGGCGGCCTGCGGCGCGGGCCCCATAGCGGCGGCGATGTTCTACGCCCGCGGCGTGGGTGCCGAGGTCGCGCGCATCATCTCCTACGCCACCTCGGGCGACGTCACCGGCGACCGGCGGCAGGTCGTCGGCTACCTTTCCGCCGTGTTCCACCTGCCCGGCCCGAAAGAGGAAGGCCACGACCTGGATCGGGAGGAGAAGCGGCAGTTGCTGCGCCTGGCCCGCGAGGCCCTGGAGAACCACTTCGCCGGACGTAAGCCGCCCGAGCTTACCGAGCCCTCGGCCCGGTTGCGGCAGAAGCGCGGCGCCTTCGTCACCCTGACCGAAGGCGGCAATCTCCGGGGCTGCATCGGCTACGTGGAGCCCGTCGTGCCTCTGTGGCGGGCGGTGCGGGAGATGGCGGTGTCGGCGGCCACCGGCGACCCTCGATTCCTGCCCGTGACGCCCGGGGAGCTGGAAGGTCTGCGCATCGAAATCAGCGCGCTTTCGCCCCTGGAAAGGTGCGACGACCCGAACGGGGTCACCGTCGGCCGCCACGGCCTCGTGGCGCGACAGGGCGGCCGGTCGGGCCTCCTCCTGCCCCAGGTCCCCTCGGAGCAGGGGTGGGACCGCGAGGAGTTCCTGGCCCACACCTGCCGCAAGGCCGGACTTCCGCCCGACGCCTGGAAGCGGGGCGCCGAGCTCTACACCTTCACCGCCCAGGTCTTCCACGAGTGAATAAATAGAGACGAGGGGTTAAGCCCCTTGCACATTCAAGGAGGAAATGTGAGAAAGCTGTCGGTTCTCTTCCTGGCCGCGCTCGCACTGCCGGCGGCGGCGGGGCTGGTGTACGTGGTGGATGCCGAGTACCAGGCCGACGTCCTCGTGTACGTGGTGGACGCCGAGTACCAGGCCGACCTGCTGGTGTACGTGGTGGACGCCGATTACCAGGCCGACGAGGACGGCCTCTGGTACTTCGTGGACTCGGATTACCAGGCGGACTTCAAAATTTTCTACGTGGA is a genomic window containing:
- the amrB gene encoding AmmeMemoRadiSam system protein B encodes the protein MAISGDLEQLKKKARGKVRAPAVAGSFYPAPADSLRRQVTQLLQRARTEPSSGVRALIAPHAGYVYSGTIAAGAYASIGENTFRRVVVIAPSHRVPFDGVSAFVGEAYETPLGLVEVDLEALAALAAAYPLESVTPAHSLEHSVEVQLPFIQLALPGTKLVPLLMGSQDVETARGLASALATSLGGADTLVAASSDLSHYHEDSVARVMDGVIAGHVRMLEPEKLLESVECERAAACGAGPIAAAMFYARGVGAEVARIISYATSGDVTGDRRQVVGYLSAVFHLPGPKEEGHDLDREEKRQLLRLAREALENHFAGRKPPELTEPSARLRQKRGAFVTLTEGGNLRGCIGYVEPVVPLWRAVREMAVSAATGDPRFLPVTPGELEGLRIEISALSPLERCDDPNGVTVGRHGLVARQGGRSGLLLPQVPSEQGWDREEFLAHTCRKAGLPPDAWKRGAELYTFTAQVFHE
- a CDS encoding DUF6150 family protein; this translates as MRKLSVLFLAALALPAAAGLVYVVDAEYQADVLVYVVDAEYQADLLVYVVDADYQADEDGLWYFVDSDYQADFKIFYV